In Acinonyx jubatus isolate Ajub_Pintada_27869175 chromosome B3, VMU_Ajub_asm_v1.0, whole genome shotgun sequence, a genomic segment contains:
- the LOC106969877 gene encoding olfactory receptor 4N4C gives MELENGTMVKEFILLGLTQSQNIQLLVFVLILIFYLIILPGNFLIIFTIRSDPGLTAPLYFFLGNLAFLDASYSFIVAPRMLVDFLSEKKVISYRGCITQLFFLHFLGGGEGLLLVVMAFDRYIAICRPLHYSTVMNPRACYALLLALWLGGFVHSIIQVALILHLPFCGPNQLDNFFCDVPQVIKLACTDTLVVELLMVFNSGLLTLLCFLGLLSSYAVILCHVHGSPCEGKSKALSTCTTHIIIILLMFGPAIFIYTRPFRALPVDKVVSFFHTVIFPLMNPVIYTLRNQEVKSSMRRLLSRHVVC, from the coding sequence ATGGAGCTAGAAAACGGCACGATGGTGAAAGAATTCATCCTTCTTGGTCTCACCCAGTCCCAAAATATTCAGCTCCTGGTCTTTGTGCTGATCTTAATTTTCTATCTCATTATCCTTCCTGGAAATTTCCTCATCATTTTCACCATTAGATCAGACCCTGGTCTCACAGCCCCCCTCTACTTCTTTCTGGGCAACTTGGCTTTCCTGGATGCATCCTACTCCTTCATTGTGGCTCCCAGGATGCTGGTGGACTTCCTCTCTGAGAAGAAGGTAATCTCCTACAGGGGCTGCATCACTCAGCTCTTTTTCTTGCACTTccttggaggaggggaagggttACTCCTTGTTGTGATGGCCTTTGACCGCTATATCGCCATCTGTCGGCCTTTACACTATTCCACAGTCATGAACCCTAGAGCCTGCTATGCCTTGCTGTTGGCCCTGTGGCTTGGAGGCTTTGTCCACTCCATTATCCAGGTGGCCCTCATCCTCCACTTGCCCTTCTGTGGCCCAAACCAACTGGATAACTTCTTCTGTGATGTGCCACAGGTCATCAAGCTGGCCTGCACAGACACCCTCGTGGTGGAACTTCTTATGGTCTTCAACAGTGGCCTGCTCACCCTCCTGTGCTTCCTGGGGCTTTTGTCTTCCTATGCAGTCATCCTTTGCCATGTACATGGGTCTCCTTGTGAAGGGAAGAGCAAAGCACTGTCCACATGCACCACTCATATCATTATTATACTTCTCATGTTTGGACCTGCCATCTTCATCTATACTCGCCCCTTCAGGGCCTTACCAGTGGACAAGGTAGTCTCCTTCTTCCACACAGTGATCTTTCCATTGATGAATCCTGTGATTTATACCCTTCGCAACCAGGAAGTGAAATCCTCCATGAGGAGGTTACTGAGTCGGCATGTTGTCTGCTGA
- the LOC106969876 gene encoding olfactory receptor 4N2, with protein sequence MENDNSTVVKEFILLGLTQSRDIQLLVFVLVLIFYLIILPGNFLIILTIRSDPGLTAPLYFFLGNLAFLDASYSFIVAPRMLVDFLSEKKVISYRGCITQLFFLHFLGGGEGLLLVVMAFDRYIAICRPLHYSTVMNPRACYALLLALWLGGFVHSIIQVALILHLPFCGPNQLDNFFCDVPQVIKLACTDTFVVELLMVFNSGLMTLLCFLGLLASYAVILCRVHGSSSEGKSKAVSTCTTHIIVIFLMFGPGIFIYTRPFRAFPADKVVSLFHTVIFPLLNPVIYTLRNQEVKASMRRLFNQHLA encoded by the coding sequence ATGGAAAATGACAACAGCACAGTGGTGAAAGAATTCATCCTTCTTGGTCTCACCCAGTCTCGAGATATTCAGCTCCTGGTCTTTgtcctagttttaattttctatctCATCATCCTTCCTGGAAATTTCCTCATCATCCTCACCATCAGATCAGACCCTGGTCTCACAGCTCCCCTCTACTTCTTTCTGGGCAACTTGGCTTTCCTGGATGCATCCTACTCCTTCATTGTGGCTCCCAGGATGCTGGTGGACTTCCTCTCTGAGAAGAAGGTAATCTCCTACAGGGGCTGCATCACTCAGCTCTTTTTCTTGCACTTccttggaggaggggaagggttACTCCTTGTTGTGATGGCCTTTGACCGCTATATCGCCATCTGTCGGCCTTTACACTATTCCACAGTCATGAACCCTAGAGCCTGCTATGCCTTGCTGTTGGCCCTGTGGCTTGGAGGCTTTGTCCACTCCATTATCCAGGTGGCCCTCATCCTCCACTTACCCTTCTGTGGCCCAAACCAACTGGATAACTTCTTCTGTGATGTGCCACAGGTCATCAAGCTGGCCTGCACAGACACCTTCGTGGTGGAGCTTCTAATGGTCTTCAACAGTGGCCTGATGACCCTCCTGTGCTTCCTGGGGCTTCTGGCCTCCTATGCAGTCATCCTCTGTCGTGTACATGGATCTTCCTCTGAGGGGAAGAGCAAGGCCGTATCCACATGCACCACCCATATCATCGTTATATTTCTTATGTTTGGGCCTGGCATCTTTATCTACACTCGCCCCTTCAGAGCCTTCCCAGCTGACAAGGTggtttctctctttcacacaGTGATCTTTCCTTTGCTGAATCCTGTGATTTATACACTTCGCAACCAGGAAGTAAAAGCTTCCATGAGGAGGCTGTTTAATCAGCACCTAGcctaa